Within the Chiloscyllium punctatum isolate Juve2018m chromosome 37, sChiPun1.3, whole genome shotgun sequence genome, the region TGAAAACTGTTTTTTCATTTAACTGAACTTTTCTTCAATTAACATAAATACAGTCAAATTGTAGATGAATAGACCAAACAATATTAAACAAATATTTTTACATCAACAGTCACTGAACTCCAAATAGAATCCACTGTGTGACAACCTTTAAAGTATTGCAATATAAACACAAATATTTTAAACATTTATGCAAGGTATCATAAGAAACAGCATGTTCTTTGATAAATTGCAGAAAAGAACTGTCAACCTTGAGTATCTGAGTGACTATGAACTTAGAATTATGCTGTCCACTGTCAGAGTACAAATGTTTAACGTATTCAGACACCAGCTTTTCTATCTGCTTTTCTAACATTGGAAAATGAGAAATAATAGAGATAAGTTGATGTTAATTTGTTCAGTATTAATATGCTAAGCTCACAGAGTGATTTCAAATCCCATTTGTGAATTTGCCACACATAAGAAATTTTATGATGATAATTTACAACATATTGTTTTCAAAATTATCTGCTTCAGTTTACAAATGTGTCAAAGTCAATGAGTAAAGTAGCTCTCATAATGGGAGACTGTATTGTAAAGATTAAAAATCCTTACCAATCTTAAATGCAAAGACACACATATAACAAAAGTTTAAGAGTTTTTTTTCCATGCTGCTGCCAAAGTATGAGCCAATACGCAGTACTGTTTCAGCTTTTGCCCTGCAATAGTTTTATTACAATTATATGGATATTTTGGAACTTTGATAAGAGTAAACTACTTGAAAAAACAGAAGTGCTTTGACCTTACCTCTTGGTTATTTAATGAGAGCAAAATGCATCCAAAAATATACATTTTTCTTAAGCTGACtctgtgcttccagttaaataACCCCTAACTGTAATACTGTTAAATACAAAATCTTTAATGTTTTAAGATTACTCAAACAGCCCCAAACTCAAATACTGAAAGTAACAAAGTGTTTTTGCATTCAGTCACAAAAAGCAGACATTATAATTAACTTTATACAAGTAACTGTGATAGTTTCAGTACAATGAAGGAATTAAATATTTCATTAGCATGCAATAAGACTTTTATCACAATGTTCATTAATATAGCTGACATAAAAGAATACTGTTCGTGTAGACAAACATTACTGTAACTTGAAGAGTTGCTTAACTCATCACAACTCATCATAAGTTAATCTTATTTGAAAAACTGTTTGTTTTAACTTGCATGTGTTTGTTTAAAAATTCTTAAAATAATTCATATTAAGTTTCAGATGATTCCTCCTTAATTGGGTTTGATCATATTAAAACTTGATTTATTAAAACCAGAAATGTGACTCCCTCATTCAAGTTAAAATGCAGCAGAAAGTACACATGTTTGAAGATCTGCATAATTTGAGCTAGCTCCACGTTTCAGTTAATTTTGTTCTCATTGTGGCCAGTTAAGTGAACGAGTCATCATCTCCAGTCATGCAACATTTTCTGTGCCATCTGTATTTTTACATGAGTAAGCAACACCTTTTGTGATACTTCTCATCCCGTTTGACACCTTAGGTTCTTTTTTAAAAGTGGAGGGAAAGCAAAACTCTTTAAAGCACCTTTTGAAGTTTTCATCCAGAAAGGCATAAAGAACTGGATTCAGGCTGCTATTGGCATATCCAAGAGCAACACAAAAATACCAGCTTGGCATAATTGTCATGATTTCATGATTACAGACAACTTGTACTAACACTAGAATGTGGATTGGGGTCCAACAGATGACGAAGACTGCAACAACCACTAAGACCATTCTTGTGATTCTACGCAAGTTTCTGTCCTTCTCTTTTGATCCAGAAAGAACGCGTACACTTCTCAACCGCCTTAACATTAATGTGTAACAAACTGTTATGATAGCAACTGGAATAACAAAGGAGAAAAGGAAAACAGCTATTTCAATTGTGGGCTTCCAGTAATTGTGTGGTTGTGGATGAACCAGAAGACATTCAATTTCTGCAACACAAGAAAGAAAAGTTAAAGTCAATCAGGTTTGCTGCAGTGATTGTGCATATTTTAGACTGTTGATTGCTCTCCTATGGCAGATCAGATGAGGGTAAGATCTAACAGGACTCAACAAGTATAGATTTCTATGTGCTTTATAAAAAAATTGGGTCACATTACCAGAGTCTTTACTGTTAGGATATAGTTTGGCaataaaaatggcaggagtttgtgggtataattgaggacagtgtacagaggttcatccccaagaaaagaaagattatccagggagggattagatagccatggctgacaaaggaagtcaggaaatgtattaaagaaaaagagagatcctataaagtggcgaagagcactgggaaatcagaagattgggaaggctacaaaaacagaggataacaaagggagtaataagaaaggagaggatcaaatatgaaggtaggctagccagtaatattagaaatgatagtaaaagtttctttcaatacataagaagcaaacgacaggcaaaagtagacattgggccacttcaaactgatgctggaagcctagtcaTGGGAGATAAGgcaatagcaggagaacttaacaagtactttgcgtcagttttcacagtggaagacatgagtaatatcccaataattaaagggagtcgggggctgagttgagtatggttgccattacaaaacagaaagtgctagaaaagctaaaagctggccccgatgggatacatcctagagttctgagggaggtggctgaggaaatagcggaggcattggttgagatctttcaagagtcactggagtcagggaaagtcccggatgattggaagatcgctgttgtaacccccttgttcaagaaaggatcgagacaaaagatggaaaattataggccaattagcttaaccttggttgttggtaaaattctagaatccatcattaaggatgaggtttctaaattcttagaagagcagagtctgattagaacaagtcaacatggatttagtaaggggaggtcatgcctgacaaacctgttggaattctttgaagaggtgacaagtaggttagaccagggaaacctagtggatgtggtctatctagacttccaaaaggcctttgataaggtgccacacaggaggctgctgagcaaggtgagggcccatgatgttcgaggtgagctactgggatggattgaggattggctgtctgacagaaggcagagagttgggataaaaagttcttttttggaatagcagccggtgacaagcggtgtcccgcagggttcagtgttggggccacagctgttcgcattatatattaatgatctggatgaagggactgggggcattctagcgaagtttgcagatgatacaaaattaggtggacaggcaggtagtactgaggaagtggggaggctccagaaggatctagacagtttcgGAGAGTGgttcaggaaatggctgatggaattcaacgtgaacaaatgcgaggtcttgcactttggcaaaaagaataaaagcatggactaaaagtgagaaaattcataaagccaaagtacaaaggcatctgggagtgctcgtcgaggattctctaaaggtcaacatgcaggttgagtccgtgattaagaaagcgaatgcaatgttgtcacttatctcaagagggttggaatataaaagcaccgttgtgctactgagactttataaagctctggttaggtctcatttggagttctgtgtccagttttggttcccacacctcaggaaggacatactggcactggaacgtgtccagcggagattcacacggatgatccctggaatggtaggtctaacatatgaggaacggctgaggatcctgggattgtattcattggagtttagaagattaaggagaGACTTAATAGAgtcgtacaagataatacatggcttggaaagggtggacgctaggaaattgtttctgttaagtgaggagactaggacccgtggactcagctttaaaattagagggggtaaattcagaacagaaatgtggagacatttcttcagccagagagtggtgggcctgtggaattcattgccgcagagtgcagtggaggctgggacactaaatttcttcaaggcagaaattgatagattcttgttgtctcaaggaattaagggctacggggagaatatgggtaagtggagttgaaatgcccatcagccatgattgaatggcggagtgaactcgatgggccgaatggccttacttccactcctatgtcttatggtcttatggtcaaaaTGGGACCCATGCTATACATGCTTGCTAACTTCTGTTATAGCTTCCCATGCTGCTATGTTGGGTACATTGGTCACACAGACATTGGAAATGTACATCAGAAGGATGTAGTGTAGGCAGGTTGTGGTGTCAGTCCTTGCAACTAATTGATTTGACTTGAGCAGTCATTTCTAACCTTAACACTGCAGATAACTAGTtcttaatcaatctgttcagaggtaTTATTATATACCTGTGGAACagatgagacttgaacctgtgCCTCCTGGCTTAGAGATAGGGACACCACCCCCTACACCACATGAGCCCAGCATTGCAAGTAATACCTTCTCTTAACCTTGTATCGCTGAGCATGCATTAAGCAGCAAGAAGGATCTCTCCCTACCCCAACAAGCTCTATCGAAAGGGATTACCAACTGCTCTCAAACTAATTACAGATTGATTTTTACTTGTTGTTGTTAGAAGTGTTTCATGGTTTGGACTGTCATTTAAAGTTGATTAAATCCACAGGGAATGGCAATGACACATTACGAAGTCTTTGGTTCTGACTTCAATGGTCATGTTCAGATCTTTTGTTCCCAGTTGTGGGTACTTCACTCTAACCCTCTTGGcctacagagtgagagagtgaatgagcaGAAGTAACACTGAGGAGTAAGAAGAGAAGGGAAGTTAGTCAAGCTTTGAACAAGAGGCCATATCTACCAAGGTTTTCAGAAACCCATTCTCCTACTTCAAAAAGTGAGGAATAGATTTCTGTTCTGCATTTCTGTTATACATTTTCCATAAAAGAACCAAACCACCATTTCACGTATGCGTTGCCCATGGGCAGCTGCTGTACTTGAGATACACGTGATAAAATGGACAGGTCAATGACAAAAAATGCTGTAAAAGCCAAACAAttcccagagaggaaaatatcAAATTTTGGACAATGTCAGTTTTCAGACAGCCAGATTTGGGGTATTGGTCACATACAAAAGACTTGATAAAAGTATTTCATACACATTTTGCTGTGATTTACCATTGTTTTCTGTTTCAGCAGATCCCATGATCATTGCTGGTATTCCAATCATGGAAGCGAGTCCCCAGATACACACATTGACAACCTTTGCATTGAAAGGGGTTCTTATATCTAATGCTTTAACAGGGTGACAGACGGCTATGTACCGATCAACACTCATTACTGTCAGGGTAAAGATGCTGGTGAACATGTTGTAATAATCAATTGATATTGCTATTTTACAGAGTATATTTCCAAAGGGCCAGAATCCCAGGAGAGTGTCAGTCGCCTGGAAAGGTAGAGTGATTAATTCTAATGCATCTGCAAGTGCCAGATTGAAAATATAGATGTTTGTTGCTGTCTTCATCTTTGTGTATCTGAAAGAAATGGAAGTTGAGGTTTTTTAGGAATTTAAACagcacaatttttttaaaaaatcagatttGTACATCATGATTAAATGAACTTAAACTTTTTGTGTATACATATACAATGGAGAGAGGATAAATCATTAGTTTAATAGAGTAGATTTACAAACCTTTGCAGAACTGATCCAATTTTTATCATGGAAGTAATTTTCACAAATACAACAAGTGTTACTTCACTTGTAATGCTGTCTGTTACTGGTATAATTTCTTGTAGATTTTATTGGGGCTTATTGAAACATGGTTCCTCACATTTTAGCAGAGATAGAAAAGAATTATCCATCACTGAACCACAGCACATTGGTCAATCATCCCAGTGCAAAAATGTGAATTATTATATCTTTCTGTAAACCCATTGATTGTCTGAAGTGAAGACCTTTATCAGCATTATGGATTCAAACTGAAAAATAGTTTAATACagaaagaaggaggctattccTTCCATTGCATCTGTGCCAATACTAGCAATAAAGTGTACCTGTTCTTTGTCATATGTACTTTTTATGTTATTTTTCAAATACTTATTTATTTCTTCTGGTAGTAACCTTGAGTCTATGGAAAGATGTTTACAGTAGTAAGGGTCATAAAATAGAAGGCCTAACATGCCAACAGGTTCTGAGGTATCATAAATATATATGTAAAAACTCAATTTAGCCTGGATTTACAGCAAACAAATCAAATACTAGTTTTCAGTGAAAGGCCAAAAACAGCATGAtagattgttgtggttctgttcaccgagctgggaatttgtgttgcagacgtttcgtcccctgtctaggtgacatcctcagtgaagCCTTCTGTGAAgccttctgctatgagtccagagatgggtgagcccatgggtgtgccgttgatttgttcatatatctggttgttgaatgtgaagtgtgttgtgaggcacaggtccagtagttttgagtatgccgtctttgttgataggttcaacatcctgttgtctgttctgtatgtccagcaggttggctgttgtttctctggctagggttttgtcgatagaggtgaacagtgccgttacatcgaatgagaccatggtttcttccttgtctatgtgtatatttctgatgatgtccaagaattcctgtgttgattgcatagattgtctggatccgctgatcaggtgtttcagtttctgctgtagttctttagccagtttctgtgatggtgtccctggtagtgatactatgggtctgagtgggatgtctggtttgtgcactttaggtagtccatagaatctgggggtgttgttgctttcaggtttcattctttgtaggtcaaacctggttatctgtctgttTTTGTGATAGGTTTCATAAGGTGTTGTACAAACTGAAAGGA harbors:
- the oprl1 gene encoding nociceptin receptor isoform X2; amino-acid sequence: MENFKRSAVLKRSGCTMDIDTACGFGSLKQYKYFNDSVAENYTILLDRWSENVTDFLMEGSNTFRITIIVVYLFVCIVGLVGNCLVIYTKMKTATNIYIFNLALADALELITLPFQATDTLLGFWPFGNILCKIAISIDYYNMFTSIFTLTVMSVDRYIAVCHPVKALDIRTPFNAKVVNVCIWGLASMIGIPAMIMGSAETENNEIECLLVHPQPHNYWKPTIEIAVFLFSFVIPVAIITVCYTLMLRRLRSVRVLSGSKEKDRNLRRITRMVLVVVAVFVICWTPIHILVLVQVVCNHEIMTIMPSWYFCVALGYANSSLNPVLYAFLDENFKRCFKEFCFPSTFKKEPKVSNGMRSITKGVAYSCKNTDGTENVA
- the oprl1 gene encoding nociceptin receptor isoform X3 encodes the protein MDIDTACGFGSLKQYKYFNDSVAENYTILLDRWSENVTDFLMEGSNTFRITIIVVYLFVCIVGLVGNCLVMYVIVRYTKMKTATNIYIFNLALADALELITLPFQATDTLLGFWPFGNILCKIAISIDYYNMFTSIFTLTVMSVDRYIAVCHPVKALDIRTPFNAKVVNVCIWGLASMIGIPAMIMGSAETENNEIECLLVHPQPHNYWKPTIEIAVFLFSFVIPVAIITVCYTLMLRRLRSVRVLSGSKEKDRNLRRITRMVLVVVAVFVICWTPIHILVLVQVVCNHEIMTIMPSWYFCVALGYANSSLNPVLYAFLDENFKRCFKEFCFPSTFKKEPKVSNGMRSITKGVAYSCKNTDGTENVA
- the oprl1 gene encoding nociceptin receptor isoform X1 — protein: MENFKRSAVLKRSGCTMDIDTACGFGSLKQYKYFNDSVAENYTILLDRWSENVTDFLMEGSNTFRITIIVVYLFVCIVGLVGNCLVMYVIVRYTKMKTATNIYIFNLALADALELITLPFQATDTLLGFWPFGNILCKIAISIDYYNMFTSIFTLTVMSVDRYIAVCHPVKALDIRTPFNAKVVNVCIWGLASMIGIPAMIMGSAETENNEIECLLVHPQPHNYWKPTIEIAVFLFSFVIPVAIITVCYTLMLRRLRSVRVLSGSKEKDRNLRRITRMVLVVVAVFVICWTPIHILVLVQVVCNHEIMTIMPSWYFCVALGYANSSLNPVLYAFLDENFKRCFKEFCFPSTFKKEPKVSNGMRSITKGVAYSCKNTDGTENVA